From Streptomonospora salina, the proteins below share one genomic window:
- a CDS encoding helix-turn-helix domain-containing protein, translating into MPPGRALDPIDIPAWAWSREDTRRLLQERDIAGLLRLAQRYGGASQTRLAAATGIAQGRVSEILNGRKQITALDVIERIADGLNMPDSARMLFGLAPLDLTILTQHRSATAAAAPLVPPPSVEPDGQQEESVKRREFVGLTGAALFEAATGPAIGLEDIASALTRYAGAATGQPTHPPDLASLTKAVHAAKAGYQACHYGEVARRLPALLNRLDAATRQFDGDSLLTAHSLRAEAYHVAASVLLKSDERGLAWLAADRSMQAAENSENPATLGASARIVTRALMTDRHYGAATELATTMAERVDTTAEEPTADSVSVYGALLLSGAVAAAKRENRGQARALLDEAEEAGRRLGGDHNYQWTAFGPTNVLLHRVNTAVEMGDAGSAIDHARRIRLDNIDVTERKVTLFVDAARAYSQWGKLDRAFEALVTAENLASEELSARPSVHTLINDIGTRATGHLRGNITDLAERVGLTR; encoded by the coding sequence ATGCCGCCCGGACGAGCACTTGATCCGATCGACATCCCCGCATGGGCATGGAGCCGGGAGGACACGCGGAGACTGCTGCAGGAGCGCGACATCGCCGGGTTGCTGCGCTTGGCTCAGCGGTACGGAGGCGCGAGTCAGACTCGCCTTGCCGCGGCGACGGGCATCGCTCAGGGCCGTGTCAGCGAGATCCTGAACGGACGCAAGCAGATCACGGCGCTCGACGTGATCGAGCGCATCGCCGACGGGCTCAACATGCCCGACTCCGCGCGCATGCTGTTCGGCCTGGCTCCACTGGACCTGACGATCCTCACCCAGCACCGCAGCGCCACCGCCGCCGCTGCCCCGCTCGTTCCCCCGCCTAGCGTGGAACCAGATGGGCAGCAGGAGGAGAGCGTGAAGCGTCGCGAATTCGTCGGACTGACCGGGGCGGCCCTGTTCGAGGCGGCCACCGGCCCCGCGATCGGGCTGGAGGACATCGCCAGCGCCCTCACCCGCTATGCGGGAGCGGCGACCGGCCAGCCGACACACCCGCCCGACCTCGCATCACTCACCAAGGCGGTGCACGCGGCCAAGGCCGGGTACCAGGCGTGCCACTACGGCGAAGTCGCCCGACGACTGCCGGCACTGCTGAACCGGCTGGACGCGGCGACACGGCAGTTCGACGGTGACAGTCTCCTCACCGCGCACTCGCTCAGGGCCGAGGCGTACCACGTGGCGGCCAGCGTCCTGCTGAAGTCCGACGAACGCGGGTTGGCCTGGCTTGCGGCCGACCGGAGTATGCAGGCGGCCGAGAACAGCGAGAACCCGGCCACCCTCGGAGCCAGCGCACGAATCGTCACCCGAGCATTGATGACCGACCGCCATTACGGCGCGGCGACCGAACTGGCGACCACGATGGCCGAACGCGTGGACACCACGGCCGAGGAGCCGACGGCGGATTCCGTCTCGGTCTACGGCGCATTGCTGCTAAGCGGAGCCGTCGCGGCGGCCAAACGCGAGAACCGCGGCCAGGCACGCGCCCTTCTGGACGAGGCGGAAGAGGCCGGCCGACGCTTGGGCGGCGATCACAACTACCAGTGGACGGCGTTCGGCCCCACCAACGTGCTCCTCCACCGTGTGAACACCGCCGTCGAGATGGGAGACGCGGGAAGCGCCATCGACCACGCGCGGCGGATCCGCCTGGACAACATCGACGTGACCGAACGCAAGGTCACCTTGTTCGTAGACGCGGCCCGCGCGTACAGCCAGTGGGGCAAGCTCGATCGAGCATTCGAGGCACTGGTCACGGCGGAGAACCTGGCCAGCGAAGAACTCAGCGCCCGCCCCTCCGTTCACACCCTGATCAACGACATCGGCACCCGCGCCACCGGACACCTGCGCGGCAACATCACCGACCTCGCGGAAAGAGTTGGCCTCACCCGATGA
- a CDS encoding flavoprotein → MSDKKVLYIIVCAAGPAGDVWNLIDIAQEHEWTVQVVSTPKALSFLDIADLETRTGLAVRSEHRSSPQPRSPRADAIIIAPASFNSVNKLANGIADTYALDIANECIGLGVPTTILPYVNTAYASRKPFRESVQKLREEGASVLICDDGFVPHEPGSGSEPHASFPWSRALQEIEARKA, encoded by the coding sequence ATGAGCGACAAGAAGGTCCTCTACATCATCGTCTGCGCCGCCGGCCCCGCCGGAGATGTCTGGAACCTAATCGACATTGCTCAAGAGCACGAATGGACGGTTCAAGTCGTCTCTACTCCGAAAGCACTTTCGTTCCTCGACATCGCGGACTTGGAGACTCGGACAGGTCTCGCCGTTCGTAGCGAACACCGTTCCTCTCCTCAACCACGCAGCCCAAGAGCGGATGCCATAATAATCGCCCCAGCCAGCTTCAACAGCGTTAATAAGCTCGCAAACGGAATAGCTGATACCTATGCACTTGACATTGCAAACGAATGCATCGGACTCGGTGTTCCGACAACCATACTTCCGTATGTGAATACGGCATATGCCTCAAGGAAACCATTCCGAGAAAGCGTCCAAAAGCTACGAGAAGAAGGGGCTTCAGTCCTTATTTGCGATGATGGTTTCGTTCCCCACGAACCGGGAAGCGGATCGGAACCTCACGCTTCCTTCCCCTGGAGCCGAGCACTGCAGGAGATCGAAGCAAGAAAAGCTTAA
- a CDS encoding Kiwa anti-phage protein KwaB-like domain-containing protein, producing the protein MTIDTSGDATLIVAWRTPKHVHGRTIQFGSDFEDALRRSAEKSVQIIDTGAGKAYDPDDEQGESKYLTLNHEELQDTEVMKILRKGSSLSDANPTEVEKKNIAFYALLIGNDPRNRSIFMRARNPIRLSGKLVGILENSLKRVRSPVFQFDSYWDVVITSEKVWTFNQANFERLFKDTDVVLAKTDEWVSKLATFVPIADSDIESFSERIRSNSTLRRKVTSILAKQHLESMTPESLRERMLAHDLDPDRLMPNGSLSITKETQNEVLQFLNEDLFTGDFSGEQYAASRKARRS; encoded by the coding sequence ATGACGATTGATACTTCGGGTGACGCTACGCTCATCGTTGCATGGCGCACTCCGAAACATGTACACGGCCGCACCATCCAATTTGGCAGCGACTTCGAAGATGCATTGCGGCGCTCTGCCGAAAAGAGTGTTCAAATCATTGACACCGGAGCCGGCAAGGCTTATGACCCCGATGACGAACAGGGCGAATCGAAGTACTTGACATTGAATCACGAAGAGCTTCAAGACACGGAAGTGATGAAAATCCTACGAAAAGGATCCTCTCTTTCCGATGCAAACCCAACAGAAGTAGAAAAGAAGAATATTGCATTTTATGCTCTGCTAATCGGAAACGATCCGAGGAATCGAAGTATCTTCATGCGCGCCAGAAACCCTATCAGGCTATCAGGAAAATTGGTAGGAATCCTGGAAAACTCCTTGAAGCGCGTTCGGAGCCCCGTATTTCAGTTCGATTCATACTGGGATGTCGTAATAACAAGCGAAAAAGTATGGACGTTCAATCAGGCTAATTTTGAACGCCTTTTCAAAGACACGGACGTGGTTCTCGCAAAAACCGATGAATGGGTTTCCAAACTCGCCACGTTCGTTCCCATTGCAGATTCTGATATTGAATCTTTTTCAGAGCGCATCCGATCTAATAGCACTCTCCGCCGCAAAGTCACGAGCATCCTAGCCAAACAGCATTTGGAAAGCATGACACCGGAGTCGCTCAGAGAGAGGATGCTGGCTCACGATCTCGACCCTGACCGACTGATGCCTAACGGATCGCTCTCCATAACAAAAGAAACTCAAAATGAGGTTCTCCAGTTTTTAAATGAGGATCTTTTTACGGGCGATTTTTCGGGAGAGCAGTACGCTGCTAGCCGCAAAGCACGCCGGTCCTAG
- a CDS encoding plasmid replication, integration and excision activator, translated as MAIQGALPVEFGTVFPHGAYALGVEAITDFETKRPQMDKNTGLPLWAVDVIDADPEARGKAKSVKVKVAAEHCPTLPDEVPGLPFRPVEFEQMSVMPYVDDSGRRPRVAYSLRARGVKTPGGGGSRKAPAGAASGAGSSGGKDAG; from the coding sequence ATGGCGATTCAGGGTGCGCTGCCGGTGGAGTTCGGGACGGTGTTCCCGCACGGCGCCTACGCGCTCGGAGTGGAAGCGATCACCGACTTCGAGACCAAGCGTCCGCAGATGGACAAGAACACGGGCCTGCCGCTGTGGGCGGTGGATGTGATCGACGCCGATCCGGAAGCCCGCGGCAAGGCCAAGAGCGTGAAGGTGAAGGTGGCCGCCGAGCACTGCCCGACCCTGCCCGACGAGGTGCCCGGCCTGCCCTTCCGGCCCGTCGAGTTCGAGCAGATGTCCGTCATGCCCTACGTCGACGACTCCGGCCGCCGCCCGCGCGTGGCCTATTCGCTGCGCGCGCGTGGGGTGAAGACGCCCGGCGGCGGTGGCTCGCGCAAGGCTCCCGCCGGTGCCGCCTCCGGTGCCGGTAGCTCCGGCGGCAAGGACGCGGGCTGA
- a CDS encoding GntR family transcriptional regulator: MAANGGERKYERVARTLRERITSGTYQPGDSLPSEGRLASEFGVSRPTVISALDLLREEGLIFTQTGSGSYVRGKTPRAAEERARPGLELLEGAEDAQAAELLQAGIVVAPEHVANLLELERPAKAFLRQYVLQEEDGPNELVSAWFPLDLAAGTRFSSPDPLGSSIRRHLLERKKVRIDHAVERIIARPASSDEASALSIQTGSPVLNVVVTGHDADGRALQLIDAVLPGDRHELRDVYPLD, translated from the coding sequence ATGGCAGCCAACGGCGGCGAGCGCAAGTATGAGCGAGTGGCGCGGACGCTGCGCGAACGCATCACCTCCGGTACCTACCAACCGGGGGACTCGCTTCCCTCCGAGGGGCGATTGGCGAGCGAGTTCGGCGTCTCTCGTCCGACCGTGATCAGCGCTCTCGACCTGCTCCGCGAAGAGGGCCTGATCTTCACGCAGACGGGATCCGGCTCCTACGTCCGGGGCAAGACGCCCAGGGCAGCCGAAGAGCGCGCGCGTCCGGGGCTCGAACTCCTGGAAGGCGCCGAGGACGCGCAGGCGGCGGAGCTGCTGCAAGCCGGGATCGTCGTCGCCCCTGAGCACGTGGCGAACCTGCTGGAGCTGGAGCGGCCGGCCAAGGCGTTCCTGCGGCAGTACGTCCTTCAGGAGGAGGACGGCCCCAACGAGCTGGTCTCGGCCTGGTTCCCGCTTGACCTGGCCGCCGGTACCCGCTTCAGCTCCCCGGACCCCCTGGGATCCAGCATCCGCCGTCACCTGCTGGAGCGGAAGAAAGTCCGGATCGACCACGCGGTTGAGCGCATCATCGCGCGTCCCGCGTCGTCGGACGAGGCATCGGCGCTGTCCATTCAGACCGGCTCACCGGTGCTGAACGTCGTGGTCACGGGCCACGACGCTGATGGTCGCGCGCTCCAGCTCATCGACGCCGTTCTTCCTGGTGACCGCCACGAGCTGCGCGACGTGTATCCGCTCGACTGA
- a CDS encoding adenylyltransferase/cytidyltransferase family protein, whose amino-acid sequence MTNPDPLQVSDLTLRWLVRPESASAPVVVTGAFDVLHVGHVRFLADVRDRRPDLPVVVGVESDERVRGWKGPTRPVNPEDERAEMLAALRCVDGVFVIAGPGDVTGWAAYADLLRPLGIAALAFTDGDPHTEAKRRGAHTLGAEAWEMPMTRGRSTSAALDRLTNSL is encoded by the coding sequence ATGACCAATCCTGATCCGCTGCAGGTGTCGGACCTGACCCTGCGCTGGCTCGTACGGCCGGAATCCGCGAGCGCACCCGTCGTGGTCACCGGCGCCTTCGACGTACTGCACGTGGGCCACGTGCGCTTCCTCGCGGATGTGCGCGACCGGCGTCCGGACCTGCCCGTAGTGGTGGGTGTCGAGTCCGACGAGCGCGTGCGCGGGTGGAAGGGCCCGACCCGACCCGTCAACCCCGAGGACGAGCGCGCGGAGATGCTCGCCGCTCTGCGCTGCGTCGACGGCGTGTTCGTCATCGCCGGTCCCGGCGATGTCACCGGCTGGGCGGCCTACGCCGACCTGCTGCGGCCGCTGGGCATCGCGGCGCTGGCCTTCACCGACGGCGATCCGCACACCGAGGCCAAGCGGCGCGGCGCCCACACGCTGGGGGCCGAGGCATGGGAGATGCCCATGACCCGGGGCCGTTCGACCAGCGCCGCGCTCGACCGCCTGACCAACTCGCTCTGA